GGAACATCTCGACGCCGGTCACCGTGGTCTTCTTCTCGGCGCCGAAGCCGACCAGCTGCACCTCTTCGCCCACCTTGATCCTGCCGCGCTCGATACGCCCGGTCGCGACCGTGCCGCGCCCGGTGATGCTGAAGACATCTTCGACCGGCATCAGGAACGGCTTCTCCGTCTCGCGTACCGGCTCCGGGATGTAGCTGTCGAGGGTGCTGTACAGCTCCTCGATCTTCGCGATGTATCCCGCGTCGCCCTCGATCGCCTTGATCGCGCTGCCGCGGATCACCGGCGTGTCGTCGCCCGGGAACTTGTACTGCGTCAGCAGTTCGCGGACCTCGAGCTCCACGAGGTCGAGCAGCTCGGCGTCATCGACGAGGTCGCACTTGTTGAGGAACACCACGATCGACGGCACGTTCACCTGACGCGCCAGCAGGATGTGCTCGCGGGTCTGCGGCATCGGGCCGTCAACCGCGCTGACCACCAGGATCGCGCCATCCATCTGGGCCGCACCGGTGATCATGTTCTTGACGTAGTCGGCGTGCCCCGGGCAGTCGACGTGTGCGTAATGGCGATTCGGCGTCTCGTACTCGACGTGGCTGGTCGCGATCGTCAGGATCTTCGTCGCATCGCGACGTCCCTGGCTTGCCGACGCCTTTGCCACCTCATCGTACGAGATGTACTTCGTGCCATAGCCCTTGTCGGCCGATACTTTGGTCAAGGCCGCCGTCAACGTCGTCTTGCCATGGTCGACGTGTCCGATCGTGCCGACGTTCACGTGCGGCTTGTTCCGCTCGAATTTCGCCTTTGACATGTCCGATCCTCTTCAGTCACCGCGCCAGAGCGCGTGGTACATAGCTGCCCGATTCCTTCGACAAACGCGCCGGGCTCGGAGCGGTTCCCCCGTAACCCGGCGAATGTTCCCGTCACTCCAGAGCTCGCGAGCGGGATTGAACCGCTGACCTCATCCTTACCAAGGATGCGCTCTACCGACTGAGCTACGCGAGCGAACCTCGTCCGGCAAGCGATCCCTTGGTCGCGTCGCTCCCTCGGGATGATCCCGCTTCGCGGGACCACAAGCGGGCGACGGGACTCGAACCCGCGACCCTCAGCTTGGAAGGCTGATGCTCTACCAACTGAGCTACACCCGCGTTGTTCTTCGCCGCATCCAGCAGACCGCTGCTACATGGTGGGGGTAGGATTCGAACCTACGTAGGGCAGAGCCCGGCAGATTTACAGTCTGCTGCCATTAGCCACTCGGCCACCCCACCGAACCGCTGCCCGAACCGAACCCCACTGCGCTTCCACTGGAGCTGACGGTGGGACTTGAACCCGCAACCGCCCGATTACAAATCGGGTGCTCTACCAATTGAGCTACGTCAGCAAAACGCCCGTTCCGCGCACAGACACCAAGGATAAGAGTGGCGCAAGCGTCGGTCAACCCGAGAGATACGGCCCTCAGTAGGTCTATCTGTTTCGTTTTGCAACCAGCCAGAAAATCCGTTCCTTCCGCCCTTTTCCTTGCCGGTCCCTGACCACTTTCCCCGCTCCGGGTACTGGCCCCGGCTGCCGACCGCCCCCGATCATTAGGGATCCTGGAGCAAATGATGAAGAGCGCCTGTCCTGCCCTGATCCTGTTCGCCCTGGCCTCGCCGGCGTCGGCCCAGTTCCCGCCCGAACGGCTGACCAACATCAAGGCGTTCCCGTCCACCATCGCGATCCCGGCGTTGATCGACTCCATGAAGGGGTTTACCCGCGCCCTCGGCGTTCGTTGCACCTATTGCCATGTCGGCCGCGAAGATCAGTCGCTCGACCAATACGACTTTCCCTCCGACGAGAAGGTCTCGAAGGAAAAGGCGCGGACGATGATCCGGATGGTGGCCGCGATCAACGCGCAGTATCTGGCGGCGCTGCCGTCCCGGAGGGATCCGCCGATTACGGTGAGCTGCGCCACCTGCCATCACGGAGTGGCGCAGCCAAGGACGATCCAGCAGATCGTCCTCGACAGCTACCACCGCGGCGGCGCGGACAGTGCAGAGGCGGCCTATCGCACGTTGCGGGCAAGATACTACGGTAGCGCCGCGTACGATTTCGGGGAGGTCCCGCTGACCGATGTCGCTGCAGCGATGCAATCGGAGCGCAAGGGAGCCGATGCGATCCGGTTCTACAAACTGAACGTCGAGTTGCTGCCGACGTCGGGATTCGGCTATCGACAGCTTGGCCTGGCCTATCTCGCGGAGCATGACACGGCGTCGGCAGTCGCGGCGTTCCAGAAGCGGCTGCAGCTGCAGCCGACGAATCCGGAAGCGAGGCAGATGACGGAAATGTTGACGAAGCAGCCGCCGACGCGGAAGTGATGCGCCAACGGCGTGACTGAAGCGCGCTAACTCCGGCGCCTGACGGTGGCGGTCCCGTCACGCGCGTCGCGCACTTCCCAGCCGTGCTCGGCGAGGAGCGCGCGGATCCGGTCGGCTTCGGGGTAGTCAGCCGCACCTTTCGCCTGAACCCTTTGCCCCGCCCAGTATTCCGCCCAGTCCTGCTGGCTCCGGGCGTCGTCGGGCGGAGTATCGCCTTGTGCGACGGCACTGCCGGCGCCAGACCCGTCCTGCACCACACCCGAGAGCGCGGCTGGTGAAGATCCGACCACCTGCAACACCGCGGTCATCTTGCTCCACACATCGATGAACGCGCGCGTGACGTCCTCGTCGCCGTCGAGCGCGCGGTTTCCGGCGCGCACCGCCTCGAACAGCGCCGCCAGCGCGCGTGGCGTATTGAGATCATCGTCCATTGCCGCCGTGAACTCGTCGTCGAGCACCACGGCGATGCGATCGAAGCTGCCCAAGTCCGCGGCGGGTCGCTGGCGCAATCGCGAGTCGAATTCACTCAACCGGCGAGATCCTTCGCGCGCGGCATCGAGCGCGTCGTCGGTGAAGTCGAGCTTCTGACGGTAGTGCGTCGTGGCAAAGAGGAGCCGCAACGCCCCGGCATCGACGCCGTCGATGCGGAGATCGCGCGCCGTCAGGATGTTGCCGAACCGCTTCGACATCTTGGTGCCGGCCATGGTGAGGAACTCACCGTGCATCCAGACCCGTGCGAAGTCGGCCTCGCCGGTATGCGCGCAGCTCTGGGCGATCTCGTCTTCGTGGTGCGGAAAGATCAGGTCGACGGCACCGGCATGAATGTCGAGCACGTCGCGGCCGAACTTCTCCTTCACCAGCGACAGCGCCATCGCCGAGCACTCGAGGTGCCATCCGGGGCGGCCGCGGCCGAACGGCGCATCCCACGCGGCACCGACCTTCTCATCGTCGTCGCGCACCGCCTTCCAGAGAACGAAATCGCGGGCATCCTCCTTGGCGTATTCGTCGCTCTGCACGCGGCCGCTGGCGCCTTCCCGCAGTTCACGCCGATCGAGCTGCGAGAGGCGGCCGTACGCGGGAAACCGATCGATCGAGAAGTAGGTCGAGCCATCGTCGCCGCGATAGGCAACGCCGCGGTCGAGGAGATCGGACACGAGCGCGATCTGCTGCGGGATGAACTGCGTGGCACGCGGATAGACCGCCGCCGGAAGGATCCGGAGGTAGTCACGATCCTCGAAGAAGGCGCGAATGAATGGCTCGGCGAGGTCGTCGATCGACTCGTGCTTCGCCAGCGCGCCCTTGATCATCTTGTCGTCGACGTCGGTGAGGTTCATGACGTGGAAGACTTCGTAGCCGCTCGCCTCGAGCCAGCGGCGCAGGACATCCTCGAAGAGGAAGGTCCGGAAGTTTCCGATGTGGGCGTAGTTGTACACCGTGGGACCGCAGGTGTACAACGACACCCGTCCCGGATCGAGCGGGACGAATTCGGCGACAGTTCGCGTCAGCGTGTTGTAGAGGCGCAAGGTCATGACATTCCCGGAATCGGCGACGCGTTCGGATCAGGTGGCTTGGGTGCCGGATTGCTCGATGCCTTCTCGCCGGCAGGTTCACCGGACGGCGTTCCGGCGGACGAATTCGGCGCCTGCTGAATGTTGATCGTCTGCTGTGCTCGCGCGCCCTTGATCCCCGCGCGCTCGAGACGAATCATCACCCGCCGGCGGAATTCGCGCGCGACCTCGGCCTGCACGCCGGGGAGGGTCTGCAACATGGTGCGAATGTTGACGCCGTTGTCTCCGAACGATTCGACACCGAGGACCTGGGGTGCCGCTTCGAATCGCGGCGACCAGTCCGGATCGGCGGCGAGCGACGCGGCCTCTTCCTTGAGCACCTTGATCACGGTGTCGATGTCGTTGTCGTACGAAATGCCGACGTCGACGATCGCGCGCGACCAGCCGCGCGTCTTGTTGCTGAGCGTGGTGATCTGCCCGTTCGGGATGATGTGGATCGTTCCTTCGACGTCCCGCAGCGTCACGGTGCGCAGGGTCAACCGTTCGACCACCCCGGCCTTCCCCGCCGCTTCGATCGAATCACCGACACCGAACTGGTTTTCGAGCAGAATGAAGAATCCGGCGAAGTAGTCCTTGACCAGCGATTGTGCGCCGAACGAAACGGCCAGCGCACCGGCGGCTCCGAGGCCGAGGACCGGCGCGATGTTGATGAACTGGGTGAGCGTCAGGACGACGGCGAGGATGCCGAGCAGGCCGCGTCCGGTGCTGCGAAGCAGCTGTGCCAGTGTCTTGGCGCGCTTCTCGTGCAGTGTCGGCGAATCGCCGGGGTGGAGGCTCGCGAGGGCGACGATCCGCTTGGCAAGGAGCTTGACGACTTGCCAGCCGATCCAGGTGAGCACCCAGATCGTCAGGACGTTGACCAGCTTGATGCGCGCGATCGCCGGCGTGGTGTCGAACATGGCGAGCACGCGATCGAGCAGCGAGGTCTGCTGGAGGAGGATGGAATGCAGCAGCGCCGTCATCCCGGGAACTTGCGGGGGGCGGGACAGGCGGTCAACGGAGGGGACGGTGCCAAGGCCGAATCAGCGCAGCTGGAGGATGGCGCTCCGGCGTACGAGGGTGTGTCCGTCGGCATCGCCGAGGAGGACTTCGATCCGATAATCGCCGCGGTCGAGTTGGGACAGATCGATCTGCGGCGCGATCTCGTCGATCCCGGCGCGGAGTTGCTGCGCGAACCCGACCTGCAGCGCCGGCAGCGTGTCCCGGCTGCTCCCACCGACCCGATAGAGCGCCACGGTGGCTCGAAGGTCGGGC
This region of Gemmatimonadales bacterium genomic DNA includes:
- the tuf gene encoding elongation factor Tu translates to MSKAKFERNKPHVNVGTIGHVDHGKTTLTAALTKVSADKGYGTKYISYDEVAKASASQGRRDATKILTIATSHVEYETPNRHYAHVDCPGHADYVKNMITGAAQMDGAILVVSAVDGPMPQTREHILLARQVNVPSIVVFLNKCDLVDDAELLDLVELEVRELLTQYKFPGDDTPVIRGSAIKAIEGDAGYIAKIEELYSTLDSYIPEPVRETEKPFLMPVEDVFSITGRGTVATGRIERGRIKVGEEVQLVGFGAEKKTTVTGVEMFRKLLDEGHAGDNVGLLLRGIEKTDIERGMVLAKPGSIPPHTTFEAEVYVLGKDEGGRHTPFFKGYRPQFYFRTTDVTGNVELPAGVEMVMPGDNIGMVIELITPVAMDQGLRFAIREGGRTVGAGVVTKILK
- a CDS encoding c-type cytochrome, yielding MKSACPALILFALASPASAQFPPERLTNIKAFPSTIAIPALIDSMKGFTRALGVRCTYCHVGREDQSLDQYDFPSDEKVSKEKARTMIRMVAAINAQYLAALPSRRDPPITVSCATCHHGVAQPRTIQQIVLDSYHRGGADSAEAAYRTLRARYYGSAAYDFGEVPLTDVAAAMQSERKGADAIRFYKLNVELLPTSGFGYRQLGLAYLAEHDTASAVAAFQKRLQLQPTNPEARQMTEMLTKQPPTRK
- the cysS gene encoding cysteine--tRNA ligase — its product is MTLRLYNTLTRTVAEFVPLDPGRVSLYTCGPTVYNYAHIGNFRTFLFEDVLRRWLEASGYEVFHVMNLTDVDDKMIKGALAKHESIDDLAEPFIRAFFEDRDYLRILPAAVYPRATQFIPQQIALVSDLLDRGVAYRGDDGSTYFSIDRFPAYGRLSQLDRRELREGASGRVQSDEYAKEDARDFVLWKAVRDDDEKVGAAWDAPFGRGRPGWHLECSAMALSLVKEKFGRDVLDIHAGAVDLIFPHHEDEIAQSCAHTGEADFARVWMHGEFLTMAGTKMSKRFGNILTARDLRIDGVDAGALRLLFATTHYRQKLDFTDDALDAAREGSRRLSEFDSRLRQRPAADLGSFDRIAVVLDDEFTAAMDDDLNTPRALAALFEAVRAGNRALDGDEDVTRAFIDVWSKMTAVLQVVGSSPAALSGVVQDGSGAGSAVAQGDTPPDDARSQQDWAEYWAGQRVQAKGAADYPEADRIRALLAEHGWEVRDARDGTATVRRRS
- a CDS encoding mechanosensitive ion channel family protein; the encoded protein is MTALLHSILLQQTSLLDRVLAMFDTTPAIARIKLVNVLTIWVLTWIGWQVVKLLAKRIVALASLHPGDSPTLHEKRAKTLAQLLRSTGRGLLGILAVVLTLTQFINIAPVLGLGAAGALAVSFGAQSLVKDYFAGFFILLENQFGVGDSIEAAGKAGVVERLTLRTVTLRDVEGTIHIIPNGQITTLSNKTRGWSRAIVDVGISYDNDIDTVIKVLKEEAASLAADPDWSPRFEAAPQVLGVESFGDNGVNIRTMLQTLPGVQAEVAREFRRRVMIRLERAGIKGARAQQTINIQQAPNSSAGTPSGEPAGEKASSNPAPKPPDPNASPIPGMS